A genomic window from Oceanobacillus timonensis includes:
- a CDS encoding Zn-dependent hydrolase, with protein sequence MEKQKILIHGERLRKTIEAFADFGRTENNGVTRLALSDTDIKVRRHFQSECEKLGMTVVSDDMGNMYATLSGVDNNQLPVVVGSHLDSVKKGGRFDGVLGVLTGLEIVRTIVHSGIKPQVPIVVANITNEEGARFEPAMMSSGVISGKFDKATMLQKTDTEGMTFREALKNSGFEGEEKNRLKDAAAFLELHIEQGPVLESESLQIGVVEGVVGMVNYEVEITGESNHAGTTPMSMRKDALFAANNLIAEIREKMNKLDDELVYTIGRINISPNIHTVIPNKVVFTIEARHQDSETIRQVEEIIQELTASPGKEKCEVQITKQWDRDTVWFNENLVDRVEKSAKNSGYSYKRMVSGAGHDAQFIATYIPTAMIFVPSINGKSHSEDELTPWEDCENGVNVMLQTVLDLVINEA encoded by the coding sequence ATGGAGAAACAAAAAATTCTAATTCATGGAGAAAGACTCCGGAAAACAATTGAAGCGTTCGCCGATTTTGGCAGGACTGAAAACAACGGGGTTACCCGTTTAGCATTATCGGATACAGACATTAAAGTAAGAAGGCATTTCCAATCTGAGTGTGAAAAGCTTGGAATGACAGTTGTCTCTGATGATATGGGGAATATGTATGCAACGTTGTCTGGAGTCGATAATAATCAGCTTCCAGTTGTTGTAGGATCTCATTTGGATTCCGTGAAAAAAGGAGGAAGGTTTGACGGTGTGCTTGGTGTACTTACTGGTCTGGAAATAGTTCGAACGATTGTTCATAGTGGCATTAAACCGCAGGTACCTATTGTTGTTGCCAATATTACCAATGAAGAAGGAGCAAGATTTGAGCCCGCTATGATGAGTTCCGGTGTAATCTCAGGAAAATTTGATAAAGCAACGATGTTACAGAAAACGGATACAGAAGGAATGACATTTAGGGAGGCACTCAAAAATAGCGGCTTTGAAGGGGAAGAAAAAAATCGGTTAAAAGATGCTGCGGCCTTTTTAGAATTACACATTGAACAGGGGCCAGTCTTAGAAAGTGAATCCTTGCAGATTGGTGTCGTAGAAGGCGTGGTTGGTATGGTCAATTATGAAGTCGAGATTACCGGAGAGTCCAATCATGCCGGTACAACACCTATGTCAATGCGAAAAGATGCATTGTTTGCTGCAAATAATTTAATTGCAGAAATACGAGAGAAAATGAATAAATTAGATGATGAATTAGTTTATACAATTGGCAGGATTAATATCAGTCCAAACATTCATACGGTTATACCAAATAAAGTTGTGTTTACCATTGAAGCAAGACATCAAGATTCTGAAACCATTAGACAGGTGGAGGAAATCATTCAGGAACTTACGGCTTCTCCTGGTAAAGAAAAATGTGAAGTACAAATAACTAAACAATGGGACCGGGATACCGTATGGTTTAATGAAAACCTTGTTGATAGAGTGGAAAAATCCGCTAAAAATAGCGGCTATTCTTATAAGCGCATGGTAAGTGGTGCTGGGCATGATGCACAGTTTATTGCTACTTATATTCCTACAGCTATGATCTTTGTGCCAAGTATAAACGGAAAAAGTCATTCGGAGGATGAACTAACACCTTGGGAGGATTGTGAAAACGGAGTTAATGTCATGTTACAAACCGTTTTGGATCTAGTAATAAATGAAGCTTAA
- a CDS encoding PucR family transcriptional regulator, with product MIAKFELTMNDILQRDIFKNAKVIAGSQGLTKPVKWTHILETNKFDSLINGDELILTTGAGLKLDSSTELNHMNNLIKRNVAGICVEIGTHVNHISNEVIQLADDHQFPIIIFDQFVKFVDITQDLHSLIINRHHQMLHQLNELSTKFNELSLLPNGILKILQEMYIYLKKDALYITEEARSYYYPPETKHIEQKIRAHFPYLNEYNKKQRLIPLDEGNFVLVPVKGLGQILGYLCLKIQDNSLDNFLFSVMDRAALAIAQIVLRNKTIEERKQNIENNIVRNLLHGKDYDSDELQTFLPFSASNFRYRLFLIQMDQANSEEDDWNELKLQRSAMFRSLFKQHGFYPAVSVGKNDIAIVASFKIKDNADQDIDRFSSILDMIKNTYAKNIFDSSKCIFGISKVNKDISALATSYQEAKKVLFLQRINITSAVFYENIGVYRLLLDQQNEHLKSYIYDCLEPIIKYDKDTNSELFRTLEVYLNSCGSKKEAADQLFIVRQTLYHRLKKIEELLGSDFMEPNNRLALELAIKAYYMSRANRNG from the coding sequence TTGATCGCTAAATTTGAATTAACTATGAACGATATTCTGCAAAGGGATATTTTTAAAAATGCCAAAGTAATTGCAGGAAGTCAGGGTTTAACGAAGCCTGTTAAATGGACACATATATTAGAAACAAATAAATTTGATTCTTTGATCAATGGTGATGAGTTAATTCTGACAACCGGTGCAGGTCTTAAACTTGACTCTTCTACGGAACTAAACCATATGAATAATTTGATTAAGAGAAACGTTGCAGGTATTTGTGTAGAAATAGGCACGCACGTCAATCATATTTCTAATGAAGTCATCCAGTTGGCAGATGATCATCAATTCCCCATTATTATATTTGATCAATTTGTAAAATTTGTGGATATTACCCAAGACCTTCATTCTCTAATCATTAACCGGCATCATCAAATGCTTCATCAATTAAACGAATTGTCAACCAAATTTAATGAACTTTCATTATTACCAAATGGGATTTTAAAGATACTACAAGAAATGTATATTTATTTAAAAAAAGATGCACTTTATATTACAGAAGAAGCACGGTCATATTACTATCCACCAGAAACAAAGCACATTGAACAGAAAATTCGAGCCCATTTCCCCTATTTAAACGAATATAATAAAAAGCAGCGATTAATTCCATTAGATGAAGGAAATTTTGTCTTAGTACCTGTAAAAGGATTAGGACAAATTTTGGGATATCTATGCCTGAAAATACAAGATAACAGTCTGGATAATTTTCTTTTTTCTGTTATGGACCGTGCAGCGTTGGCAATTGCACAAATCGTGTTACGAAATAAAACGATTGAAGAAAGAAAGCAAAATATTGAAAATAACATCGTTCGAAATTTATTACACGGAAAAGATTATGATTCCGATGAACTACAAACATTTTTACCTTTTTCCGCGTCAAATTTTCGGTACCGACTTTTTCTCATTCAAATGGACCAAGCTAATAGTGAAGAAGATGACTGGAATGAATTAAAACTGCAACGTTCTGCGATGTTCCGTTCCTTATTTAAACAACATGGTTTCTATCCTGCCGTATCTGTTGGAAAAAATGATATTGCTATCGTAGCATCCTTTAAAATAAAAGATAATGCCGATCAGGATATTGATAGGTTTTCTTCAATCTTGGATATGATTAAAAATACATATGCTAAGAATATATTTGATAGCAGCAAATGTATTTTTGGCATTAGTAAGGTCAATAAAGATATATCAGCTTTAGCAACGAGTTATCAGGAAGCCAAAAAAGTTCTTTTTTTACAGCGGATAAACATCACATCAGCCGTTTTTTATGAAAATATTGGTGTATATCGACTATTGTTAGACCAACAAAATGAACATTTAAAATCATACATTTATGATTGTTTGGAACCGATCATTAAATATGATAAGGATACCAACAGTGAACTTTTTCGAACCTTGGAAGTATATTTGAATAGCTGCGGTTCCAAAAAAGAAGCTGCAGACCAATTATTTATTGTTCGACAGACATTGTACCATCGTCTGAAAAAAATAGAAGAATTACTTGGAAGTGACTTCATGGAACCAAATAACCGTTTAGCTTTAGAGCTCGCTATCAAGGCATATTATATGTCGCGTGCGAATAGAAATGGTTGA
- a CDS encoding aspartate aminotransferase family protein, protein MKNVKEEAQSLLAKDQKNIWHHISKYDEKTHPMIAKEAKGSWITDHNGKKYLDGMSGLWCVNVGYGREELAQVAYDQLKEMSYISMTQSHLPGIKLAEKLNEMLDEDYMIFYSNSGSDANEVAFKIARQYHQQNGDALRYKFISRYRAYHGGSLGALAATGQSLRKYKYEPLTSGFLHVAPPDNYRRPKGQSVEEYNIQKAEEIEEKIIWEQKETIAAVIMEPLITGGGVLIPDPIYVEKVQEICNRYGVLLIIDEVICGFGRTGRTFGHMHYDIKPDIITMAKGLTSAYLPLSVTAVRKDIYETFNSEDENSHFRHVNTFGGNPAACALALKNIEIIERDNLTNRAAVLGDRLRGELKELEAHPYVGDIRHQGFLMGIEMVEDKETKEPAHDGRVKKIISDCKDNGLIIGRNGDTVAGYNNILTLCPPLSSTDEDLDFILSVIKKVFKENAS, encoded by the coding sequence ATGAAAAACGTAAAAGAGGAAGCGCAATCATTACTCGCAAAAGACCAAAAAAATATATGGCATCATATCTCCAAGTATGATGAAAAGACGCACCCGATGATTGCTAAAGAAGCAAAAGGCTCATGGATTACGGATCATAATGGAAAGAAATATCTCGATGGCATGTCTGGTCTTTGGTGTGTAAATGTCGGTTATGGACGTGAAGAATTAGCTCAAGTGGCTTATGATCAGTTAAAGGAGATGTCATATATCTCAATGACACAAAGCCACTTACCAGGAATCAAACTAGCTGAGAAGCTCAATGAAATGCTCGATGAAGACTATATGATTTTTTACTCTAATAGCGGTTCGGATGCCAATGAGGTTGCTTTTAAAATAGCTCGTCAATATCACCAGCAAAATGGGGATGCTTTACGATATAAATTTATATCGCGTTACCGAGCTTATCATGGTGGTTCGTTAGGAGCGTTGGCTGCCACAGGCCAATCCCTTCGTAAATATAAATATGAACCACTTACTTCTGGATTTTTACATGTTGCTCCTCCTGATAACTATCGAAGACCTAAAGGGCAATCTGTTGAGGAATATAATATACAAAAAGCCGAAGAAATTGAAGAAAAAATTATATGGGAGCAAAAAGAAACTATCGCTGCTGTTATTATGGAGCCATTGATTACTGGCGGAGGAGTATTAATACCTGATCCGATATATGTGGAAAAGGTACAGGAAATCTGTAATCGATATGGTGTGTTGTTAATTATTGATGAAGTGATTTGTGGATTTGGAAGGACAGGAAGAACATTTGGACATATGCATTATGATATAAAGCCTGATATCATCACGATGGCAAAGGGATTAACAAGTGCTTATTTGCCTTTATCCGTTACAGCTGTTCGTAAAGATATATATGAAACATTTAACTCAGAGGATGAAAATAGCCACTTCCGCCATGTAAATACATTTGGAGGAAATCCAGCAGCCTGTGCTTTAGCACTAAAAAACATTGAAATAATAGAAAGGGATAATTTAACAAATAGGGCTGCTGTTTTAGGTGATAGATTGAGAGGTGAATTGAAGGAACTGGAAGCGCATCCGTATGTGGGAGATATTCGACATCAGGGCTTTTTAATGGGGATAGAAATGGTAGAAGATAAAGAGACAAAGGAGCCGGCACATGACGGACGTGTAAAGAAAATTATAAGTGATTGTAAGGATAATGGTTTAATTATTGGAAGGAACGGCGACACCGTAGCTGGATATAATAATATACTAACACTATGTCCGCCGTTGTCTAGTACAGATGAAGATTTAGACTTCATCCTGTCCGTAATAAAAAAAGTTTTCAAAGAGAATGCATCCTAG
- a CDS encoding CoA-acylating methylmalonate-semialdehyde dehydrogenase, with the protein MEQKTLQNFVGGQWIEPKSEKTESVYNPATGEVIANVPVSSSEDVDYAVQVAHEAFQEWRELAVPKRARILFKYQQLLVEHSDELAELITIENGKNLQEAKGEVQRGIENVEFAAGAPNLMMGDQLSSIASGLESGVYRYPIGVVGGITPFNFPMMVPCWMFPMAIATGNTFVLKPSERTPLLANRLAELLTDAGLPEGVFNIVHGAHEVVNSLIDHKQVSAISFVGSQPVAEYVYKRGTDNLKRVQALAGAKNHSIVLNDANMDNASTQILNAAFGSAGERCMAASVVAVEESVADEFIDQLVQKANEVKIGNGLDEGVFLGPVIREQHKERTLHYIETGEKEGATLVRDGREDANAQGKGYFVGPTIFDSVTTDMKIWKDEIFAPVLSIIRVKNLEEAIDVTNKSPFANGSCLFTRDGGSVRQFRETIDAGMLGVNIGVPAPMAFFPFSGWKDSFYGDLHANGKDGVEFYTRKKVITTRWV; encoded by the coding sequence ATAGAACAAAAGACACTTCAAAATTTTGTAGGAGGTCAATGGATTGAACCTAAAAGTGAGAAGACAGAATCTGTTTATAATCCAGCAACAGGAGAAGTTATAGCAAATGTCCCTGTTTCATCCAGTGAGGATGTTGATTATGCAGTACAAGTGGCACATGAGGCATTTCAGGAATGGAGAGAATTAGCAGTTCCAAAACGGGCGCGTATTTTATTTAAATACCAACAATTATTAGTTGAACATTCGGATGAACTGGCCGAACTTATTACCATTGAAAATGGGAAAAATTTGCAGGAAGCAAAAGGAGAAGTACAGCGGGGGATTGAAAATGTAGAATTTGCAGCAGGTGCTCCTAATTTAATGATGGGAGATCAACTTTCCTCTATTGCATCCGGGTTGGAGTCGGGTGTGTATCGTTATCCGATTGGCGTAGTTGGCGGCATTACACCATTTAATTTTCCGATGATGGTTCCTTGTTGGATGTTTCCGATGGCAATAGCAACTGGAAATACATTTGTATTAAAACCATCTGAGCGCACGCCGCTTTTAGCTAATCGACTTGCTGAATTGTTGACGGATGCAGGACTGCCTGAAGGAGTATTTAATATTGTGCACGGAGCGCATGAAGTGGTAAATAGTCTAATCGATCATAAACAGGTTTCGGCGATTTCCTTTGTTGGCTCTCAACCAGTTGCAGAGTATGTATATAAACGCGGCACGGATAATCTGAAACGTGTGCAAGCATTGGCTGGAGCTAAAAATCATTCGATTGTACTAAACGATGCGAATATGGATAATGCATCGACGCAAATTCTGAACGCGGCATTCGGATCTGCTGGGGAGCGCTGTATGGCAGCTTCAGTAGTAGCTGTAGAAGAATCTGTAGCAGATGAATTTATTGATCAACTTGTTCAAAAAGCGAATGAAGTTAAAATTGGTAATGGGCTTGATGAAGGTGTCTTCCTTGGTCCGGTTATCCGTGAGCAGCATAAAGAACGAACACTTCATTATATCGAAACAGGAGAAAAAGAAGGAGCTACGTTAGTGCGTGATGGCCGGGAGGATGCCAACGCGCAGGGAAAAGGGTATTTTGTCGGGCCGACTATTTTTGATAGTGTTACAACAGATATGAAGATATGGAAAGATGAAATCTTTGCACCGGTACTATCTATTATTCGTGTTAAAAATTTGGAGGAAGCAATAGATGTAACGAATAAGTCTCCTTTTGCAAACGGTTCATGCCTATTCACAAGAGATGGGGGAAGTGTACGTCAATTTCGTGAAACGATTGATGCAGGTATGTTGGGTGTTAATATTGGAGTTCCAGCACCAATGGCTTTCTTTCCATTTTCCGGTTGGAAAGATTCCTTCTATGGCGATTTACATGCTAATGGCAAAGATGGGGTTGAATTCTATACACGCAAAAAAGTTATCACGACACGTTGGGTTTAA
- a CDS encoding SGNH/GDSL hydrolase family protein, translating to MKNKLLWTFIFTLLFGMIISPKTMKAQSAEGFDPADEMYIKADTDHYWKGRYSNGRVFAEYIAKEVAGDYDNLTNYAVGGAFSGDMANTEEEQSNWSSWLKGWGGVEQTEKFLTEMNGEADPEALYIISIGGNDTYAIENLGVERTADLSSDYSLEMVQNLVEGGAKYILLPNRFEDQRKDLTDFDDLRNQQVVQKVEDYLAQDSTPDDVEVIYGHNQQLRENIDEQGFENFGYKSMGFYLVSDWVPAYGYGLASEDNSDIFPTSEAEDFYGAYGQYSTDSEYYNPEAADWEPDDFYTYDEYHLSNRSQKHLATYLLNSDIHTDDGDGTFEQVYNGEVSGFAEAIADGTIPSDYTTVYTFGDSSIDTGRGLEVTTELVENRGKPKVSSYVVTNGDNLWNIAKENYHGEQTNAQILKEVQAIYQANQDQIQNPDLIFPNQTITLPKLDDSKRMK from the coding sequence ATGAAAAACAAGCTTTTGTGGACTTTCATATTTACACTTCTATTTGGAATGATTATATCTCCAAAAACAATGAAAGCACAGTCAGCTGAAGGATTTGACCCTGCTGACGAAATGTATATAAAAGCAGATACAGACCACTACTGGAAAGGACGTTATTCAAATGGTCGGGTCTTTGCTGAATATATTGCAAAAGAAGTAGCAGGTGATTATGATAATTTAACCAATTATGCAGTTGGCGGGGCTTTTTCCGGTGACATGGCAAATACGGAAGAGGAACAATCCAACTGGTCCTCGTGGCTAAAAGGCTGGGGTGGCGTAGAACAGACAGAAAAGTTTCTTACTGAGATGAACGGAGAGGCAGACCCTGAAGCACTTTATATTATCAGTATCGGCGGAAATGATACATATGCCATTGAAAACTTAGGAGTAGAACGTACAGCAGACCTTTCTAGTGATTATTCACTTGAAATGGTTCAAAACCTTGTAGAAGGAGGCGCAAAATATATCTTGTTGCCAAATCGCTTTGAGGATCAACGGAAAGATTTAACGGATTTCGATGATTTAAGAAATCAACAGGTTGTCCAAAAAGTGGAAGATTATCTTGCTCAAGATAGCACTCCTGATGATGTAGAGGTTATCTATGGACATAATCAGCAGTTACGTGAAAATATTGATGAGCAAGGTTTTGAAAACTTCGGGTATAAAAGCATGGGCTTCTATCTCGTTTCCGATTGGGTTCCAGCTTATGGTTATGGCTTAGCTTCGGAAGATAACAGTGATATCTTTCCTACCAGTGAAGCAGAAGATTTCTATGGGGCCTATGGCCAATACTCAACGGACAGCGAGTATTATAATCCCGAGGCAGCTGATTGGGAACCTGATGATTTCTATACTTACGACGAATATCATTTATCCAACAGAAGTCAAAAACACTTAGCAACATACCTTTTAAATTCTGATATCCATACAGATGACGGCGATGGCACCTTCGAACAAGTTTATAATGGAGAAGTCAGCGGTTTTGCTGAAGCAATTGCTGATGGGACAATTCCTTCCGATTATACGACCGTTTATACTTTTGGCGATAGTAGTATTGATACTGGGCGAGGCTTAGAAGTTACTACCGAGTTAGTAGAAAATCGTGGGAAACCAAAAGTATCTTCCTATGTCGTGACAAATGGTGACAATCTATGGAATATTGCAAAGGAAAATTATCATGGGGAGCAAACCAATGCGCAAATTCTAAAAGAAGTTCAAGCTATTTATCAAGCGAATCAAGATCAAATTCAAAACCCAGATTTAATATTTCCAAACCAAACAATAACATTACCTAAATTGGACGATTCTAAAAGAATGAAATAA